One Salvia splendens isolate huo1 chromosome 22, SspV2, whole genome shotgun sequence DNA segment encodes these proteins:
- the LOC121786750 gene encoding uncharacterized protein LOC121786750, whose protein sequence is MARQRFTHRRPLRTGADPDAVVRYYRTYRRCHGDTLAEFVAHYGKLWEEANWHGVKPYEGIVRLVELFPPEWQGWMATTAQLYTSSRPPTYEPIGDMPGFLSAVSAGCFHFGNGPPPDMQAPGSERFRSLPPLALMRAADGVFEEGQSSRAPGRRRGRAEMGDVSGSSDEIVGANPPQPLEPPPEIPPPPKEPFPEELEQPLHPIDEAFYKGLYYYAKHVDKDFVFDLDVPVAPCMAPEIPQPVVASEGEEEVWSPIEMPLPGTSHDDPMWIDKCLPEDKQAGREGTRKYQSRYLGETRLGEQEHNRHLLHHRLLQCRKRRVEETFLKQNPPVFNGLGNPAAAETWVRAIERIFDFLRCTDRERLSCVKFQLVESADFWWEARRKVMTREQLEHLTWEEFKNELYGKYIPKSYRKAKEVEFYSLKQGKMTVTEYDRLFCDMSRYAPELVDTDEKMAEKFCTGLRSEIRMALASHGGLSYVESLGRALDIEAAMPKERPTTHVTTAPPPPQQRFPREKRKWEGDRVPTDAKKPSFAPKPQQNRWYQTAPTPAAEHGAQAPLCARCSKRHDGECKAGTGGCFHCGQKGHFARNCPSKATGMGGQRPQLRVLQVEPRRENAMLPAPRPQRQLRPRLPPQARAFALQQKQARAEEGKREQGNLAGMGTLLNVPIALLFDTGASHSFISTSCVDTLNLPTDVMEHSMRVSSPVGGLIDITRTCSNIKFSMGNLNLVAHNLHVMLMWSVDIILGMDWLAENYATIRCKERQIALQYPGTEPVMFHGISMRKRKSIISALQATTMMRKGCPAYLVFLNEEEKKDKKIEDVAIVREYPDVFPEKLPGLPPNRQLEFSIDLEQGSAPISKAPYRMAPRELEELKMQLQELLDLGFIRPSVSPWGAPNKYPLPRIDDLFDQLQGAGVFSKMDLRSGYHQLRVRQDDIPKTAFRTRYGHYEFTVMPFGLTNAPAVFMDLMNRVFHPYLDKFVLVFIDDVLIYSKNEKEHEEHLRATLETCHGDYVCEPRVL, encoded by the exons ATGGCACGACAGCGTTTTACCCACCGACGCCCACTCCGGACAGGTGCTGATCCAGATGCGGTGGTACGTTACTACAGGACGTACCGGCGTTGCCACGGGGACACTCTCGCCGAATTCGTCGCCCATTATGGTAAGCTATGGGAGGAGGCGAATTGGCATGGGGTGAAACCCTACGAGGGCATCGTGAGACTGGTGGAGTTGTTCCCACCGGAGTGGCAGGGGTGGATGGCAACCACAGCCCAGTTGTACACTTCTTCGCGGCCTCCGACCTATGAGCCGATAGGAGACATGCCGGGCTTCTTGAGTGCAGTCTCGGCAGGGTGTTTCCACTTTGGGAACGGGCCCCCGCCAGACATGCAGGCCCCGGGGAGTGAGCGGTTCCGTAGCCTGCCACCTTTGGCCCTGATGCGGGCGGCAGACGGAGTGTTCGAGGAGGGACAGTCGTCCCGAGCTCCCGGCCGTCGCAGAGGTAGGGCAGAGATGGGAGATGTGTCGGGGTCCAGCGACGAG ATAGTGGGGGCCAACCCTCCACAGCCCCTCGAGCCACCACCAGAGATTCCTCCACCACCCAAGGAGCCATTTCCCGAGGAGTTGGAGCAGCCCCTCCACCCAATAGATGAGGCGTTCTACAAGGGGCTATACTACTACGCCAAGCATGTGGACAAGGATTTCGTCTTCGACCTCGACGTACCAGTGGCGCCTTGCATGGCCCCAGAGATCCCGCAGCCGGTCGTCGCCTCCGAGGGCGAGGAGGAGGTATGGTCACCTATAGAGATGCCCCTCCCTGGGACGAGCCACGACGACCCGATGTGGATCGACA aatgcctcccaGAAGACAAGCAGGCAGGCCGAGAAGGTACGCGCAAGTACCAGAGCAGGTACCTAGGAGAGACCAGGCTGGGGGAGCAGGAGCACAAccgccacctcctccaccaccgcctcctgCAGTGCCGGAAGAGGCGAGTGGAAGAAACATTTCTCAAACAGAACCCACCTGTGTTCAATGGTCTGGGGAATCCTGCTGCAGCAGAGACCTGGGTGCGTGCGATCGAGCGCATCTTTGATTTTCTTCGGTGCACCGACAGAGAGCGACTCTCATGTGTGAAGTTTCAGCTGGTGGAGTCCGCCGACTTCTGGTGGGAAGCCAGGCGAAAAGTTATGACTCGTGAACAGTTGGAGCACCTGACCTGGGAGGAGTTTAAGAATGAGCTGTACGGCAAGTACATTCCCAAGAGCTACCGCAAGGCCAAAGAGGTGGAGTTTTACAGTTTGAAACAGGGAAAGATGACAGTGACCGAGTACGATAGGTTGTTCTGTGACATGTCACGCTATGCGCCTGAACTAGTAGACACGGACGAGAAAATGGCCGAAAAGTTTTGTACTGGCCTGAGATCGGAAATAAGAATGGCTCTGGCCAGTCATGGAGGTCTGTCTTATGTCGAGTCATTGGGCCGGGCCCTGgacattgaggcagctatgcccaaagagaggCCGACGACACATGTCACCACTGCTCCACCGCCGCCACAGCAGCGGTTCCCTCGAGAAAAGAGGAAATGGGAAGGAGACCGAGTCCCGACTGATGCTAAGAAACCATCGTTTGCCCCTAAGCCACAGCAGAACCGTTGGTACCAAACTGCCCCGACTCCAGCTGCGGAGCACGGAGCCCAGGCACCTCTATGTGCGAGATGCTCGAAGAGACATGACGGCGAGTGTAAGGCCGGGACTGGTGGATGTTTCCACTGCGGGCAGAAGGGACATTTTGCCAGAAACTGCCCGAGCAAGGCGACTGGAATGGGAGGACAGCGTCCGCAACTGCGGGTACTCCAGGTTGAACCAAGGAGAGAGAATGCGATGCTCCCTGCACCACGTCCTCAGCGACAGCTACGCCCGAGACTTCCCCCACAGGCAAGAGCCTTCGCACTGCAGCAGAAGCAGGCCAGGGCCGAGGAAGGGAAACGGGAGCAAGgcaatttggcaggtatgggaactcTCCTCAACGTACCAATCGCTCTTTTGTTTGATACCGGTGCATCACACTCCTTTATATCAAcatcttgtgtggatactttgaacTTGCCTACGGATGTGATGGAACATAGTATGAGGGTGTCCTCACCCGTAGGAGGCCTGATAGATATCACACGAACGTGCTCAAACATAAAATTTTCCATGGGAAACCTGAACCTAGTAGCTCATAACTTACATGTGATGTTGATGTGGAGCGTCGACATTAtactaggaatggattggttagccGAGAACTACGCCACAAtccgttgtaaggagagacagatagCGCTACAATACCCTGGGACAGAACCCGTAATGTTTCATGGGATCTCCATGAGGAAACGAAAATCGATTATTTCTGCCCTGCAAGCAACAACCATGATGAGGAAAGGATGTCCTGCATACCTCGTCTTTTTGaacgaagaagagaaaaaggacAAGAAAATTGAGGACGTGGCAATAGTACGAGAATATCCTGATGTATTCCCAGAAAAGCTACCAGGCTTGCCACCAAACAGGCAATTGGAGTTCAGCATCGATCTGGAACAAGGATCAGCTCCAATATCAAAGGCGCCTTACAGAATGGCACCAagggagttagaggaactcaaaaTGCAATTACAGGAACTACTAGACCTGGGcttcattcgacccagtgtgtcgccgtggggCGCACCA aacaagtatcctttaCCGAGAATCGACGACCTCTTCGATCAGCTGCAAGGAGCTGGAGTGTTctcgaagatggatttgagatcgGGTTATCACCAGTTGAGAGTTCGACAAGACGATATACCAAAGACTGCGTTCCGCACCagatatggccattatgaatttacggtaatgccttttgggcttaCCAATGCTCCAGctgtgttcatggacctaatgaaccgcgtgttccacccGTACCTGGACAAGTTCGTtctggtcttcatagatgatgtgctcatCTATTCGAAGAACGaaaaggaacacgaggaacattTGAGAGCCACCTTGGaaac ATGTCATGGGGACTATGTatgtgaacctagagtgctttag
- the LOC121786751 gene encoding protein FAR-RED IMPAIRED RESPONSE 1-like, translating to MWMNARVAFKFDSDRGYVIKHLNEEHNHPMVLIQHQKFMRLNRQLDPVHQKFITDCVGANIGPSLTFKLLTELMGGYESVGCTMMDIRNYTRDIRRYAEGYDAQMIIEEMKKKKENCDAFTWCMWHIMEKLAEKVPKSLLGNSEFKKDLNSCVWSELIEPTEFEDKWKTVMETYELEGAEWDFPNSSLIKTTSVTESQNNFFKRYTQSRANLVVFLMNFNNVVDAQRNHSAKLDYMDSNTTAKMKTEWSFEKHASTIFTDGAFKEIQEQILEAYNHCNLVSISNDSSPEVYKVLDLFQTHGLSHSLWRILCVNVVVRCFLGLVLYAATSSLC from the exons ATGTGGATGAATGCTCGTGTTGCATTCAAATTCGATTCTGACCGTGGTTATGTCATTAAACATTTGAACGAAGAACACAACCACCCCATGGTTTTGATACAACACCAGAAGTTCATGAGATTAAATCGTCAACTTGATCCAGTTCACCAAAAATTTATTACGGATTGTGTTGGTGCTAATATCGGTCCATCTCTTACTTTCAAGTTGTTGACTGAATTAATGGGCGGATATGAGTCTGTTGGGTGTACTATGATGGACATCCGTAACTACACACGGGACATCAGAAGATACGCTGAAGGATATGACGCCCAAATGATAATAgaagagatgaagaagaagaaggaaaattGTGACGCCTTCAC ATGGTGTATGTGGCACATCATGGAAAAATTAGCTGAAAAGGTTCCTAAGTCACTTCTGGGTAATTCTGAATttaaaaaggatttgaattcATGCGTTTGGTCTGAGTTGATTGAACCCACCGAGTTTGAAGACAAGTGGAAGACTGTTATGGAGACATATGAACTTGAAGGCGCTGAATG GGACTTCCCTAACAGTTCTTTGATAAAGACGACTTCTGTTACGGAATCTCAGAACAATTTTTTCAAGAGGTATACTCAGTCCAGGGCTAACCTTGTTGtgtttttaatgaatttcaaCAATGTTGTTGATGCTCAACGAAACCACTCCGCAAAGCTGGATTATATGGATTCTAATACTACCGCAAAGATGAAAACAGAGTGGTCTTTTGAGAAGCATGCATCTACAATATTCACAGATGGTGCATTCAAGGAAATTCAAGAACAGATACTGGAGGCTTATAACCACTGCAACCTTGTATCAATATCAAATGATTCAAGTCCAGAGGTTTACAAGGTTTTAGATCTTTTTCAAACACATGGACTGTCACATTCTCTGTGGAGGATTCTGTGTGTCAATGTGGTTGTAAGATGTTTTCTAGGACTGGTCTTGTATGCTGCCACATCTTCCTTGTGTTGA